A single window of Lutzomyia longipalpis isolate SR_M1_2022 chromosome 1, ASM2433408v1 DNA harbors:
- the LOC129797086 gene encoding modifier of mdg4-like isoform X22: MADEELFSLCWNNFNTNLSAGFHESLVNGDLVDVTLAAEGQLVKAHRLVLSVCSPYFRKMFTNMPANQHAFVFLKDVTHSALKELIQFMYCGEVNVKQEALPAFISTAEALQIKGLTDSGESAPPPPSSPTKVATPSHSTASSPPRVRTQQRTVQRTTYKLESEDSADERTLIQVQHTQKRTAPRQTVALQSVPSAKRTKMETHTIETVEQPTETQTTARISEKSEAEFIDLPITETLSAKAEPVEEYAEDTAEDIEQEGEATYVEEDTYGDMKYDESYFTENDDTGTKPNVSGFSDTYTGESDPTVAEAQGDDLNVIFTKSSRGRPAIIVNGIRYLVMTDSTEKTLWRCSYMASKKLKCPARVLMLKTEPATFVYIRRLHKHAPLKRERLEEFEFSSSTTQF, encoded by the exons ATGGCGGACgaagaacttttttctctgtgttggAATAACTTCAACACAAACTTATCTGCGGGCTTTCATGAATCTCTCGTGAATGGCGATCTCGTGGACGTGACGCTAGCGGCTGAGGGCCAACTCGTCAAGGCGCATCGCCTTGTGCTTTCCGTCTGCTCTCCCTACTTTCGTAAAATGTTCACCAACATGCCCGCCAATCAGCACGCATttg TATTCCTGAAAGATGTGACCCACTCTGCACTCAAGGAACTAATTCAGTTCATGTATTGCGGTGAAGTCAATGTAAAGCAGGAGGCTCTGCCAGCATTTATCAGTACGGCAGAAGCTCTTCAAATCAAGGGACTCACCGATtcg GGTGAATCTGCCCCACCGCCACCTAGCTCACCCACCAAAGTAGCAACACCATCACACTCAACAGCATCATCGCCTCCACGGGTCCGCACGCAACAGCGTACAGTGCAGCGAACAACGTACAAATTAGAGTCTGAAGATAGTGCAGATGAGAGAACATTGATTCAGGTGCAGCACACGCAGAAACGTACTGCACCACGCCAAACAGTTGCCCTACAGTCCGTACCTTCTGCGAAGAGAACGAAAATGGAGACTCATACGATAGAAACTGTTGAGCAACCGACCGAAACACAGACCACGGCACGTATATCGGAAAAATCTGAAGCGGAATTCATTGATTTGCCCATCACGGAGACACTATCGGCAAAGGCGGAACCCGTGGAGGAGTACGCTGAGGACACGGCAGAGGACATTGAACAGGAAGGCGAGGCTACGTACGTCGAAGAGGACACCTACGGCGATATGAAGTATGATGAATCGTACTTTACGGAAAATGATGACACCGGCACAAAACCCAACGTTTCTGGATTTAGCGACACATACACCGGCGAATCGGATCCCACTGTGGCTGAAGCTCAAG gTGATGATCTCAAtgtgattttcacaaaatcctCCCGTGGTAGACCTGCAATTATTGTGAATGGCATAAGGTATTTGGTGATGACGGACTCAACGGAAAAGACACTTTGGCGATGTAGTTATATGGCATcgaagaaattgaaatgtcCTGCTCGGGTATTGATGCTGAAGACAGAACCTGCAACTTTCGTTTACATTCGTAGACTCCACAAACATGCACCGCTCAAGCGGGAACGTCTggaagaatttgaattttcatcttcaacCACGCAGTTTTAG
- the LOC129797086 gene encoding modifier of mdg4-like isoform X24 — protein MADEELFSLCWNNFNTNLSAGFHESLVNGDLVDVTLAAEGQLVKAHRLVLSVCSPYFRKMFTNMPANQHAFVFLKDVTHSALKELIQFMYCGEVNVKQEALPAFISTAEALQIKGLTDSGESAPPPPSSPTKVATPSHSTASSPPRVRTQQRTVQRTTYKLESEDSADERTLIQVQHTQKRTAPRQTVALQSVPSAKRTKMETHTIETVEQPTETQTTARISEKSEAEFIDLPITETLSAKAEPVEEYAEDTAEDIEQEGEATYVEEDTYGDMKYDESYFTENDDTGTKPNVSGFSDTYTGESDPTVAEAQEISEASYMTSKYGSKQLVHNNYVFNRHVFRGDITYWRCTQYSVFKCRARIRTKNDRMFVLNPRHNHEVIREPRKYGSLKQIRSGSQLQ, from the exons ATGGCGGACgaagaacttttttctctgtgttggAATAACTTCAACACAAACTTATCTGCGGGCTTTCATGAATCTCTCGTGAATGGCGATCTCGTGGACGTGACGCTAGCGGCTGAGGGCCAACTCGTCAAGGCGCATCGCCTTGTGCTTTCCGTCTGCTCTCCCTACTTTCGTAAAATGTTCACCAACATGCCCGCCAATCAGCACGCATttg TATTCCTGAAAGATGTGACCCACTCTGCACTCAAGGAACTAATTCAGTTCATGTATTGCGGTGAAGTCAATGTAAAGCAGGAGGCTCTGCCAGCATTTATCAGTACGGCAGAAGCTCTTCAAATCAAGGGACTCACCGATtcg GGTGAATCTGCCCCACCGCCACCTAGCTCACCCACCAAAGTAGCAACACCATCACACTCAACAGCATCATCGCCTCCACGGGTCCGCACGCAACAGCGTACAGTGCAGCGAACAACGTACAAATTAGAGTCTGAAGATAGTGCAGATGAGAGAACATTGATTCAGGTGCAGCACACGCAGAAACGTACTGCACCACGCCAAACAGTTGCCCTACAGTCCGTACCTTCTGCGAAGAGAACGAAAATGGAGACTCATACGATAGAAACTGTTGAGCAACCGACCGAAACACAGACCACGGCACGTATATCGGAAAAATCTGAAGCGGAATTCATTGATTTGCCCATCACGGAGACACTATCGGCAAAGGCGGAACCCGTGGAGGAGTACGCTGAGGACACGGCAGAGGACATTGAACAGGAAGGCGAGGCTACGTACGTCGAAGAGGACACCTACGGCGATATGAAGTATGATGAATCGTACTTTACGGAAAATGATGACACCGGCACAAAACCCAACGTTTCTGGATTTAGCGACACATACACCGGCGAATCGGATCCCACTGTGGCTGAAGCTCAAG AAATAAGTGAGGCATCCTACATGACAAGCAAATACGGATCGAAACAGTTAGTGCACAACAACTATGTATTCAATCGGCATGTCTTTCGTGGGGATATAACATACTGGCGTTGTACACAATATTCCGTATTTAAATGTCGCGCAAGAATACGGACAAAGAATGATCGGATGTTTGTGCTGAATCCACGACACAATCACGAAGTCATCAGAGAGCCCCGGAAGTATGGGAGTCTCAAGCAAATTAGATCCGGCTCCCAATTGCAATGA
- the LOC129797086 gene encoding modifier of mdg4-like isoform X38, with the protein MADEELFSLCWNNFNTNLSAGFHESLVNGDLVDVTLAAEGQLVKAHRLVLSVCSPYFRKMFTNMPANQHAFVFLKDVTHSALKELIQFMYCGEVNVKQEALPAFISTAEALQIKGLTDSGESAPPPPSSPTKVATPSHSTASSPPRVRTQQRTVQRTTYKLESEDSADERTLIQVQHTQKRTAPRQTVALQSVPSAKRTKMETHTIETVEQPTETQTTARISEKSEAEFIDLPITETLSAKAEPVEEYAEDTAEDIEQEGEATYVEEDTYGDMKYDESYFTENDDTGTKPNVSGFSDTYTGESDPTVAEAQGDRALFGLSQRGSRTLIYNSFKYVKDKQFLDSINWRCSRFRRDGCKARAITRLVNGIELVKLSYRHHNHSPNE; encoded by the exons ATGGCGGACgaagaacttttttctctgtgttggAATAACTTCAACACAAACTTATCTGCGGGCTTTCATGAATCTCTCGTGAATGGCGATCTCGTGGACGTGACGCTAGCGGCTGAGGGCCAACTCGTCAAGGCGCATCGCCTTGTGCTTTCCGTCTGCTCTCCCTACTTTCGTAAAATGTTCACCAACATGCCCGCCAATCAGCACGCATttg TATTCCTGAAAGATGTGACCCACTCTGCACTCAAGGAACTAATTCAGTTCATGTATTGCGGTGAAGTCAATGTAAAGCAGGAGGCTCTGCCAGCATTTATCAGTACGGCAGAAGCTCTTCAAATCAAGGGACTCACCGATtcg GGTGAATCTGCCCCACCGCCACCTAGCTCACCCACCAAAGTAGCAACACCATCACACTCAACAGCATCATCGCCTCCACGGGTCCGCACGCAACAGCGTACAGTGCAGCGAACAACGTACAAATTAGAGTCTGAAGATAGTGCAGATGAGAGAACATTGATTCAGGTGCAGCACACGCAGAAACGTACTGCACCACGCCAAACAGTTGCCCTACAGTCCGTACCTTCTGCGAAGAGAACGAAAATGGAGACTCATACGATAGAAACTGTTGAGCAACCGACCGAAACACAGACCACGGCACGTATATCGGAAAAATCTGAAGCGGAATTCATTGATTTGCCCATCACGGAGACACTATCGGCAAAGGCGGAACCCGTGGAGGAGTACGCTGAGGACACGGCAGAGGACATTGAACAGGAAGGCGAGGCTACGTACGTCGAAGAGGACACCTACGGCGATATGAAGTATGATGAATCGTACTTTACGGAAAATGATGACACCGGCACAAAACCCAACGTTTCTGGATTTAGCGACACATACACCGGCGAATCGGATCCCACTGTGGCTGAAGCTCAAG GCGATCGAGCTCTCTTTGGACTATCTCAGCGTGGGTCACGTACGCTCATTTACAATTCATTCAAATATGTTAAAGACAAGCAATTTCTCGATTCAATTAACTGGAGATGTAGCCGATTCCGCAGAGATGGTTGCAAAGCACGTGCCATTACGAGGCTTGTAAATGGAATTGAACTTGTCAAGCTTTCCTATAGGCACCACAATCATTCCCCAAATGAATAG
- the LOC129797086 gene encoding modifier of mdg4-like isoform X35 → MADEELFSLCWNNFNTNLSAGFHESLVNGDLVDVTLAAEGQLVKAHRLVLSVCSPYFRKMFTNMPANQHAFVFLKDVTHSALKELIQFMYCGEVNVKQEALPAFISTAEALQIKGLTDSGESAPPPPSSPTKVATPSHSTASSPPRVRTQQRTVQRTTYKLESEDSADERTLIQVQHTQKRTAPRQTVALQSVPSAKRTKMETHTIETVEQPTETQTTARISEKSEAEFIDLPITETLSAKAEPVEEYAEDTAEDIEQEGEATYVEEDTYGDMKYDESYFTENDDTGTKPNVSGFSDTYTGESDPTVAEAQGSHASTKSYHGLYSSSRSYHGNPLIGNGYRYVISSRSTNKVYYKCASFRKGCRARGIYDVAADKYSFIKFHNHPRL, encoded by the exons ATGGCGGACgaagaacttttttctctgtgttggAATAACTTCAACACAAACTTATCTGCGGGCTTTCATGAATCTCTCGTGAATGGCGATCTCGTGGACGTGACGCTAGCGGCTGAGGGCCAACTCGTCAAGGCGCATCGCCTTGTGCTTTCCGTCTGCTCTCCCTACTTTCGTAAAATGTTCACCAACATGCCCGCCAATCAGCACGCATttg TATTCCTGAAAGATGTGACCCACTCTGCACTCAAGGAACTAATTCAGTTCATGTATTGCGGTGAAGTCAATGTAAAGCAGGAGGCTCTGCCAGCATTTATCAGTACGGCAGAAGCTCTTCAAATCAAGGGACTCACCGATtcg GGTGAATCTGCCCCACCGCCACCTAGCTCACCCACCAAAGTAGCAACACCATCACACTCAACAGCATCATCGCCTCCACGGGTCCGCACGCAACAGCGTACAGTGCAGCGAACAACGTACAAATTAGAGTCTGAAGATAGTGCAGATGAGAGAACATTGATTCAGGTGCAGCACACGCAGAAACGTACTGCACCACGCCAAACAGTTGCCCTACAGTCCGTACCTTCTGCGAAGAGAACGAAAATGGAGACTCATACGATAGAAACTGTTGAGCAACCGACCGAAACACAGACCACGGCACGTATATCGGAAAAATCTGAAGCGGAATTCATTGATTTGCCCATCACGGAGACACTATCGGCAAAGGCGGAACCCGTGGAGGAGTACGCTGAGGACACGGCAGAGGACATTGAACAGGAAGGCGAGGCTACGTACGTCGAAGAGGACACCTACGGCGATATGAAGTATGATGAATCGTACTTTACGGAAAATGATGACACCGGCACAAAACCCAACGTTTCTGGATTTAGCGACACATACACCGGCGAATCGGATCCCACTGTGGCTGAAGCTCAAG gTTCTCACGCATCAACTAAATCTTATCATG gcCTTTACTCATCAAGTAGATCTTATCATGGAAATCCCCTTATTGGCAATGGCTATCGTTATGTGATTAGTTCTCGAAGTACCAACAAAGTTTACTACAAGTGCGCATCTTTCCGCAAAGGTTGCAGAGCTCGGGGAATTTATGATGTTGCAGCtgataaatattcatttattaaatttcacaatCATCCTCgattataa
- the LOC129797086 gene encoding modifier of mdg4-like isoform X2, translating into MADEELFSLCWNNFNTNLSAGFHESLVNGDLVDVTLAAEGQLVKAHRLVLSVCSPYFRKMFTNMPANQHAFVFLKDVTHSALKELIQFMYCGEVNVKQEALPAFISTAEALQIKGLTDSGESAPPPPSSPTKVATPSHSTASSPPRVRTQQRTVQRTTYKLESEDSADERTLIQVQHTQKRTAPRQTVALQSVPSAKRTKMETHTIETVEQPTETQTTARISEKSEAEFIDLPITETLSAKAEPVEEYAEDTAEDIEQEGEATYVEEDTYGDMKYDESYFTENDDTGTKPNVSGFSDTYTGESDPTVAEAQGGKIQFIRSQKKNAQLVLDGYIYNKKLTQANGLTTWRCIDVSKTRCRAICITKGSQLVTSRRSHYHEPHWNRISNRPLYNYEEDADPDASHFIEISAETEEKIDEMISNISNSKNIQLGLISSDVK; encoded by the exons ATGGCGGACgaagaacttttttctctgtgttggAATAACTTCAACACAAACTTATCTGCGGGCTTTCATGAATCTCTCGTGAATGGCGATCTCGTGGACGTGACGCTAGCGGCTGAGGGCCAACTCGTCAAGGCGCATCGCCTTGTGCTTTCCGTCTGCTCTCCCTACTTTCGTAAAATGTTCACCAACATGCCCGCCAATCAGCACGCATttg TATTCCTGAAAGATGTGACCCACTCTGCACTCAAGGAACTAATTCAGTTCATGTATTGCGGTGAAGTCAATGTAAAGCAGGAGGCTCTGCCAGCATTTATCAGTACGGCAGAAGCTCTTCAAATCAAGGGACTCACCGATtcg GGTGAATCTGCCCCACCGCCACCTAGCTCACCCACCAAAGTAGCAACACCATCACACTCAACAGCATCATCGCCTCCACGGGTCCGCACGCAACAGCGTACAGTGCAGCGAACAACGTACAAATTAGAGTCTGAAGATAGTGCAGATGAGAGAACATTGATTCAGGTGCAGCACACGCAGAAACGTACTGCACCACGCCAAACAGTTGCCCTACAGTCCGTACCTTCTGCGAAGAGAACGAAAATGGAGACTCATACGATAGAAACTGTTGAGCAACCGACCGAAACACAGACCACGGCACGTATATCGGAAAAATCTGAAGCGGAATTCATTGATTTGCCCATCACGGAGACACTATCGGCAAAGGCGGAACCCGTGGAGGAGTACGCTGAGGACACGGCAGAGGACATTGAACAGGAAGGCGAGGCTACGTACGTCGAAGAGGACACCTACGGCGATATGAAGTATGATGAATCGTACTTTACGGAAAATGATGACACCGGCACAAAACCCAACGTTTCTGGATTTAGCGACACATACACCGGCGAATCGGATCCCACTGTGGCTGAAGCTCAAG GCGGCAAAATACAGTTCATACGGagccaaaagaaaaatgcccAACTTGTGCTTGATGGTTACATTTACAACAAGAAACTTACGCAAGCCAATGGTTTAACCACATGGCGGTGCATAGATGTCTCAAAAACGCGATGTCGAGCAATTTGCATTACAAAGGGCAGCCAACTAGTCACATCACGACGCAGTCACTATCACGAACCCCACTGGAATCGTATTTCTAATCGTCCCTTGTATAATTATGAAGAAGACGCAGATCCGGACGCGagtcattttattgaaatatcaGCAGAGactgaagagaaaattgatgagaTGATTAGTAATATTAGTAATAGTAAGAATATTCAATTAGGTTTAATATCCTCCGATGTAAAGTAA
- the LOC129797086 gene encoding modifier of mdg4-like isoform X25, whose protein sequence is MADEELFSLCWNNFNTNLSAGFHESLVNGDLVDVTLAAEGQLVKAHRLVLSVCSPYFRKMFTNMPANQHAFVFLKDVTHSALKELIQFMYCGEVNVKQEALPAFISTAEALQIKGLTDSGESAPPPPSSPTKVATPSHSTASSPPRVRTQQRTVQRTTYKLESEDSADERTLIQVQHTQKRTAPRQTVALQSVPSAKRTKMETHTIETVEQPTETQTTARISEKSEAEFIDLPITETLSAKAEPVEEYAEDTAEDIEQEGEATYVEEDTYGDMKYDESYFTENDDTGTKPNVSGFSDTYTGESDPTVAEAQEQLRFVMSNKGCPQLVYCGYVFNYERSRGNRKYWACAGRYLHKCSVRVMTSLDNKYVYTRVCAHDHEAPTKKLQKKKLYPIDLDVRE, encoded by the exons ATGGCGGACgaagaacttttttctctgtgttggAATAACTTCAACACAAACTTATCTGCGGGCTTTCATGAATCTCTCGTGAATGGCGATCTCGTGGACGTGACGCTAGCGGCTGAGGGCCAACTCGTCAAGGCGCATCGCCTTGTGCTTTCCGTCTGCTCTCCCTACTTTCGTAAAATGTTCACCAACATGCCCGCCAATCAGCACGCATttg TATTCCTGAAAGATGTGACCCACTCTGCACTCAAGGAACTAATTCAGTTCATGTATTGCGGTGAAGTCAATGTAAAGCAGGAGGCTCTGCCAGCATTTATCAGTACGGCAGAAGCTCTTCAAATCAAGGGACTCACCGATtcg GGTGAATCTGCCCCACCGCCACCTAGCTCACCCACCAAAGTAGCAACACCATCACACTCAACAGCATCATCGCCTCCACGGGTCCGCACGCAACAGCGTACAGTGCAGCGAACAACGTACAAATTAGAGTCTGAAGATAGTGCAGATGAGAGAACATTGATTCAGGTGCAGCACACGCAGAAACGTACTGCACCACGCCAAACAGTTGCCCTACAGTCCGTACCTTCTGCGAAGAGAACGAAAATGGAGACTCATACGATAGAAACTGTTGAGCAACCGACCGAAACACAGACCACGGCACGTATATCGGAAAAATCTGAAGCGGAATTCATTGATTTGCCCATCACGGAGACACTATCGGCAAAGGCGGAACCCGTGGAGGAGTACGCTGAGGACACGGCAGAGGACATTGAACAGGAAGGCGAGGCTACGTACGTCGAAGAGGACACCTACGGCGATATGAAGTATGATGAATCGTACTTTACGGAAAATGATGACACCGGCACAAAACCCAACGTTTCTGGATTTAGCGACACATACACCGGCGAATCGGATCCCACTGTGGCTGAAGCTCAAG aACAACTACGGTTTGTAATGAGCAACAAAGGCTGCCCACAGTTGGTTTACTGCGGATATGTTTTCAATTACGAACGTAGTCGGGGTAATCGAAAGTATTGGGCATGTGCTGGACGATACCTTCATAAATGCTCAGTGAGAGTCATGACAAGTTTAGATAATAAGTATGTGTACACACGGGTCTGTGCACATGATCATGAGGCGCCAAcgaagaaattgcaaaagaagaaattgtatCCTATAGACTTAGATGTGAGAGAATGA
- the LOC129797086 gene encoding modifier of mdg4-like isoform X15 yields the protein MADEELFSLCWNNFNTNLSAGFHESLVNGDLVDVTLAAEGQLVKAHRLVLSVCSPYFRKMFTNMPANQHAFVFLKDVTHSALKELIQFMYCGEVNVKQEALPAFISTAEALQIKGLTDSGESAPPPPSSPTKVATPSHSTASSPPRVRTQQRTVQRTTYKLESEDSADERTLIQVQHTQKRTAPRQTVALQSVPSAKRTKMETHTIETVEQPTETQTTARISEKSEAEFIDLPITETLSAKAEPVEEYAEDTAEDIEQEGEATYVEEDTYGDMKYDESYFTENDDTGTKPNVSGFSDTYTGESDPTVAEAQAVVNEEKVLHMFLRSQRNAALLTRNNFVYRCERFQRRKSYWLCLNYKTDHCNARLIFDGDLIVKETIHNHVPDFSRFKKAVYEYKSFTDDDIKAFIMKKS from the exons ATGGCGGACgaagaacttttttctctgtgttggAATAACTTCAACACAAACTTATCTGCGGGCTTTCATGAATCTCTCGTGAATGGCGATCTCGTGGACGTGACGCTAGCGGCTGAGGGCCAACTCGTCAAGGCGCATCGCCTTGTGCTTTCCGTCTGCTCTCCCTACTTTCGTAAAATGTTCACCAACATGCCCGCCAATCAGCACGCATttg TATTCCTGAAAGATGTGACCCACTCTGCACTCAAGGAACTAATTCAGTTCATGTATTGCGGTGAAGTCAATGTAAAGCAGGAGGCTCTGCCAGCATTTATCAGTACGGCAGAAGCTCTTCAAATCAAGGGACTCACCGATtcg GGTGAATCTGCCCCACCGCCACCTAGCTCACCCACCAAAGTAGCAACACCATCACACTCAACAGCATCATCGCCTCCACGGGTCCGCACGCAACAGCGTACAGTGCAGCGAACAACGTACAAATTAGAGTCTGAAGATAGTGCAGATGAGAGAACATTGATTCAGGTGCAGCACACGCAGAAACGTACTGCACCACGCCAAACAGTTGCCCTACAGTCCGTACCTTCTGCGAAGAGAACGAAAATGGAGACTCATACGATAGAAACTGTTGAGCAACCGACCGAAACACAGACCACGGCACGTATATCGGAAAAATCTGAAGCGGAATTCATTGATTTGCCCATCACGGAGACACTATCGGCAAAGGCGGAACCCGTGGAGGAGTACGCTGAGGACACGGCAGAGGACATTGAACAGGAAGGCGAGGCTACGTACGTCGAAGAGGACACCTACGGCGATATGAAGTATGATGAATCGTACTTTACGGAAAATGATGACACCGGCACAAAACCCAACGTTTCTGGATTTAGCGACACATACACCGGCGAATCGGATCCCACTGTGGCTGAAGCTCAAG CTGTGGTGAATGAGGAGAAAGTACTCCACATGTTCCTTCGAAGTCAAAGAAATGCAGCACTATTGACGCGAAACAACTTTGTCTATCGATGCGAAAGGTTTCAGCGTCGAAAGAGTTATTGGCTGTGTTTGAATTATAAAACAGATCACTGCAATGCACGACTTATATTCGATGGGGATCTTATTGTTAAGGAAACAATTCACAATCATGTGCCGGATTTTAGTAGATTTAAGAAAGCCGTTTATGAGTATAAATCCTTCACTGATGATGACATCAAAGCGTTCATTATGAAAAAGAGTTAG
- the LOC129797086 gene encoding modifier of mdg4-like isoform X36 produces the protein MADEELFSLCWNNFNTNLSAGFHESLVNGDLVDVTLAAEGQLVKAHRLVLSVCSPYFRKMFTNMPANQHAFVFLKDVTHSALKELIQFMYCGEVNVKQEALPAFISTAEALQIKGLTDSGESAPPPPSSPTKVATPSHSTASSPPRVRTQQRTVQRTTYKLESEDSADERTLIQVQHTQKRTAPRQTVALQSVPSAKRTKMETHTIETVEQPTETQTTARISEKSEAEFIDLPITETLSAKAEPVEEYAEDTAEDIEQEGEATYVEEDTYGDMKYDESYFTENDDTGTKPNVSGFSDTYTGESDPTVAEAQGGLKIEYVPSKHKGRLLLVCNGVRFFRNRKRGTKQYWKCSNYYYTKCPAIIIVNELAENGRMLHEHNHVVKNFY, from the exons ATGGCGGACgaagaacttttttctctgtgttggAATAACTTCAACACAAACTTATCTGCGGGCTTTCATGAATCTCTCGTGAATGGCGATCTCGTGGACGTGACGCTAGCGGCTGAGGGCCAACTCGTCAAGGCGCATCGCCTTGTGCTTTCCGTCTGCTCTCCCTACTTTCGTAAAATGTTCACCAACATGCCCGCCAATCAGCACGCATttg TATTCCTGAAAGATGTGACCCACTCTGCACTCAAGGAACTAATTCAGTTCATGTATTGCGGTGAAGTCAATGTAAAGCAGGAGGCTCTGCCAGCATTTATCAGTACGGCAGAAGCTCTTCAAATCAAGGGACTCACCGATtcg GGTGAATCTGCCCCACCGCCACCTAGCTCACCCACCAAAGTAGCAACACCATCACACTCAACAGCATCATCGCCTCCACGGGTCCGCACGCAACAGCGTACAGTGCAGCGAACAACGTACAAATTAGAGTCTGAAGATAGTGCAGATGAGAGAACATTGATTCAGGTGCAGCACACGCAGAAACGTACTGCACCACGCCAAACAGTTGCCCTACAGTCCGTACCTTCTGCGAAGAGAACGAAAATGGAGACTCATACGATAGAAACTGTTGAGCAACCGACCGAAACACAGACCACGGCACGTATATCGGAAAAATCTGAAGCGGAATTCATTGATTTGCCCATCACGGAGACACTATCGGCAAAGGCGGAACCCGTGGAGGAGTACGCTGAGGACACGGCAGAGGACATTGAACAGGAAGGCGAGGCTACGTACGTCGAAGAGGACACCTACGGCGATATGAAGTATGATGAATCGTACTTTACGGAAAATGATGACACCGGCACAAAACCCAACGTTTCTGGATTTAGCGACACATACACCGGCGAATCGGATCCCACTGTGGCTGAAGCTCAAG GCGGTCTGAAAATAGAGTACGTTCCATCGAAGCACAAAGGACGTCTCTTGCTCGTTTGCAATGGTGTACGATTCTTTAGGAATCGCAAGAGAGGCACCAAGCAATATTGGAAATGTTCAAACTATTACTACACCAAGTGTCCAGCTATAATAATTGTCAATGAATTAGCTGAAAATGGGAGAATGCTCCATGAGCACAATCAtgttgtgaagaatttttattaa